One segment of Deltaproteobacteria bacterium DNA contains the following:
- a CDS encoding glycosyltransferase family 2 protein yields MFTKKHHISLSVFFPCFNEALNIEDLVLEATEILDNLVQEYEILIINDGSTDNTGLVTEKLAVKHKNVRVIHHQKNRGYGAALISGFSSSAHEWIFFTDGDHQFHMHEIEMLLKEIDHYDLILGFRKKRQDPWHRTLYAWSWNRLVRILFSLKIRDLNCAFKLIRKKALEGISLNSSGATISTELLVKMKLSGAHIKQVGVSHIPRRFGTQTGSNLKVILKAFVELFLLYKESKLRS; encoded by the coding sequence ATGTTTACCAAAAAACACCACATTTCCCTCTCTGTATTTTTCCCATGCTTCAATGAAGCGTTGAACATCGAGGATCTGGTTCTTGAAGCGACCGAAATTTTGGATAATCTTGTTCAAGAATATGAAATTTTGATAATAAATGATGGAAGCACCGACAATACCGGTCTTGTGACTGAAAAGCTGGCCGTTAAACATAAAAACGTCCGGGTCATTCACCATCAAAAAAATAGAGGGTATGGGGCAGCCCTTATCTCTGGATTTAGCAGTTCTGCACATGAATGGATTTTTTTTACAGACGGGGATCACCAGTTCCATATGCACGAGATCGAAATGCTTCTAAAAGAAATTGATCATTACGATTTAATCCTTGGATTTAGAAAAAAAAGACAAGACCCCTGGCATAGGACTCTTTATGCATGGTCATGGAATCGGCTTGTTCGAATCCTATTTAGCCTGAAGATAAGGGATCTGAATTGTGCCTTCAAGTTAATCAGGAAAAAAGCATTGGAGGGCATTTCATTGAATTCCTCAGGAGCAACAATCAGCACAGAACTCTTGGTAAAGATGAAACTTTCGGGGGCTCATATCAAACAGGTTGGAGTCTCACATATCCCGCGGAGGTTCGGAACACAGACAGGGAGCAATTTGAAGGTTATTCTTAAGGCATTTGTAGAGCTATTCCTCTTGTACAAAGAATCAAAACTCAGGAGCTGA